A region of Vigna radiata var. radiata cultivar VC1973A chromosome 10, Vradiata_ver6, whole genome shotgun sequence DNA encodes the following proteins:
- the LOC106776170 gene encoding heavy metal-associated isoprenylated plant protein 32: MSKEEILKIQKCVLRVNIHCDGCKSKVKKILQKIDGVFTTEIDAEQGKVTVSGFVDPNVLIKKLAKSGKHAELWGAPAKGNNNNSNNNQNNISNQMKNMQIDNGKGGGNNKGQKGGGNNQPKGNNQQGQNPQQQNSQQQLQQHLQQLQQMKGFQDLKLPQFKDMKMPNQNPNQVKGVKFSLPEEDDLSDDEFDDEYDDDLEDELYEDEMDDPQHPLNKMMMMKPPMGKPPMGNAPMSNGAQMMLNNMMNAQKGGNGGGGNGGNGKKGGGGGGGGPVPVQVHNIGGGDGKIGNGGKKGGGGGGGGGGGNNHNQGGGNKNNGGKNGGGMPDGKSGNKNNGGGGGVPPNSNGNGGKKGNNGMGEGVQAMNMFPNMGGHTPSMVGANVGPMGNMSIPMSNMPMSQMGNIPAVQGLPAAAPMNGTGGGGGGGYFQGGGGGGGPDMMGGNPYQQQQYMAAMMNQQRAMGNDRFQPMMYARPPMAVNYMYPPPYSYPPPPPHEPYANFFSDENTSSCSVM, encoded by the exons ATGAGTAAAGAGGAGATTTTGAAGATACAG AAATGTGTTCTTAGAGTGAACATACACTGTGATGGGTGCAAGAGCAAAGTCAAGAAAATCTTGCAGAAGATTGATG GGGTGTTTACCACCGAGATAGATGCAGAACAAGGGAAGGTGACGGTTTCAGGGTTTGTGGACCCCAATGTTCTCATCAAGAAGCTTGCAAAGTCAGGGAAACATGCAGAACTCTGGGGTGCCCCTGCCAAAGGAAACAACAATAATAGCAACAACAACCAAAACAACATTTCTAACCAGATGAAGAACATGCAAATTGACAATGGTAAAGGTGGAGGAAACAACAAGGGTCAAAAGGGTGGTGGGAATAACCAGCCAAAGGGTAATAATCAACAAGGGCAGAACCCCCAACAGCAGAACTCTCAACAGCAGCTTCAGCAGCATCTGCAACAACTTCAGCAGATGAAAGGGTTTCAAGATCTGAAGCTGCCTCAATTCAAGGACATGAAGATGCCCAACCAGAACCCCAACCAGGTCAAAGGAGTGAAGTTCAGTTTGCCTGAGGAAGATGATTTGTCtgatgatgaatttgatgaCGAGTATGATGATGACTTGGAGGATGAGTTGTATGAAGATGAGATGGATGACCCTCAGCATCCTCTGAataagatgatgatgatgaagccCCCTATGGGTAAACCCCCTATGGGTAATGCCCCTATGTCTAATGGGGCTCAGATGATGTTGAATAACATGATGAATGCTCAGAAAGGTGGCAACGGTGGTGGAGGTAATGGAGGTAATGGGAAGAaaggaggtggtggtggaggaggaggaccTGTGCCTGTGCAAGTGCATAACATTGGTGGTGGAGATGGGAAAATTGGTAATGGAGGAAAGAAAGGgggtggaggtggaggtggaggtggaggtgggAATAATCATAATCAAGGTGGAGGTAACAAAAACAATGGTGGCAAAAATGGAGGTGGAATGCCAGATGGTAAAAGTGGAAACAAAAATaatggtggtggcggtggtgttCCTCCAAATAGCAATGGGAATGGAGGTAAGAAGGGTAATAATGGAATGGGTGAAGGAGTTCAAGCTATGAACATGTTTCCAAACATGGGTGGTCATACTCCTAGTATGGTTGGGGCTAATGTGGGTCCTATGGGTAACATGAGCATTCCCATGAGCAACATGCCAATGTCCCAGATGGGTAACATCCCAGCAGTTCAAGGCCTTCCAGCTGCAGCACCCATGAACGGaactggtggtggtggtggtggaggataCTTCCAAGGTGGAGGTGGCGGCGGTGGTCCAGATATGATGGGTGGCAATCCTTACCAACAACAGCAATACATGGCTGCAATGATGAACCAACAAAGGGCAATGGGAAATGATAGATTTCAGCCAATGATGTATGCCAGGCCTCCTATGGCAGTGAATTACATGTACCCTCCTCCTTATAGCtaccctcctcctcctcctcacgAGCCATACGCCAACTTTTTCAGTGATGAGAATACTTCCAGCTGCAGTGTTATGTGA
- the LOC106775674 gene encoding probable E3 ubiquitin-protein ligase LUL4, with the protein MKSKKGKWKTIEIRGKNKEHKRLVLLNFPHNTHSFHWELCFIIIIIIISLLLILNSTILMGISWSSRRRNNYIQNTPPPLPPPPYYYRPQFNHPPPPLPPQGYFLPSTTTYSPHNNNNYAAPPPLAPPPQTAQPPPPPQTHSISFYHPNQSAYTNYANSAPNRLHYQPSYHPQPTVWPAATRAAASTPPPYVDHQTAKKIRNYVNVHKDTLRLEVDQENPDQHLISFVFDAVYDGSITVSYFAKEEEKCRFVPLFPDAFQPVTIPFQKGVGQTFSQPSGTGIDLGFFELDDLSKSSPGEDVFPLVICAETSLKTPSEDETPGDSVLDASPHMQITQGVLEKSNGAGSFHIKVVRQILWIDGVRYELRELYGIASSPAADFDDNDPGKECVICMTEPKDTAVLPCRHMCMCGDCTKDLRLQSNKCPICRQSIEELIQIKVNNDNQ; encoded by the exons atgaaaagtaaaaagggAAAGTGGAAAACTATAGAAATCCGTGGAAAGAACAAAGAACACAAAAGGTTGGTTCTACTTAATTTCCCGCACAACACGCATTCATTCCATTGGGAGCTCtgtttcatcatcatcataatcatcatctcACTGCTTCTGATTCTGAATTCAACCATTCTCATGGGTATCTCATGGAGTAgcagaagaagaaacaattaCATCCAAAACACACCGCCTCCACTCCCACCTCCCCCTTACTATTACCGTCCCCAATTCAACCACCCTCCTCCTCCGCTGCCACCGCAGGGCTACTTTCTCCCTTCCACAACCACTTACTCCccccacaacaacaacaactatgCTGCTCCCCCTCCCTTGGCTCCACCGCCACAGACGGCACAGCCGCCACCGCCGCCGCAGACCCATTCCATCTCCTTCTATCACCCCAACCAGAGTGCCTATACCAACTACGCCAATTCTGCGCCCAATCGCCTTCACTACCAACCTTCATACCACCCTCAGCCTACCGTGTGGCCGGCCGCTACTCGCGCCGCTGCCTCCACTCCTCCGCCCTATGTCGATCACCAGACTGCGAAGAAGATACGAAACTATGTTAACGTCCACAAAGACACCCTGCGCCTCGAGGTTGACCAGGAAAACCCCGATCAGCATCTCATTTCCTTCGTTTTCGATGCTGTCTACGATGGCAG CATTACTGTCTCCTACTTtgccaaagaagaagaaaaatgtaggTTTGTTCCATTATTTCCTGATGCTTTTCAGCCAGTCACAATACCCTTTCAGAAAGGAGTCGGCCAGACATTTTCCCAGCCTTCGGGAACAGGAATTGACCTAGGCTTCTTTGAGTTGGATGATCTTTCAAAGTCCTCACCTGGAGAAGATGTCTTTCCTCTAGTTATATGTGCCGAAACAAGTTTGAAAACACCCTCGGAAGATGAAACTCCAGGTGATTCTGTTCTAGATGCATCACCTCACATGCAAATAACTCAAGGTGTCTTGGAGAAAAGTAATGGTGCTGGTTCTTTCCATATAAAAGTAGTAAGGCAGATTTTGTGGATTGATGGTGTTAGATATGAGTTGAGAGAGTTATATGGAATAGCAAGCTCACCTGCAGCTGATTTTGACGACAATGATCCCGGGAAGGAGTGTGTCATATGCATGACTGAACCAAAGGATACAGCTGTCTTACCTTGTCGACATATG TGTATGTGCGGTGACTGTACAAAAGATTTGCGACTTCAATCCAATAAATGCCCTATATGCCGGCAGTCTATCGAGGAACTTATACAGATCAAAGTAAACAATGACAATCAATGA
- the LOC106775675 gene encoding probable E3 ubiquitin-protein ligase LUL4: MGISWSGRRRNNYIQNPPPPFPPPPYYYHPQSNHPPPPQPPQGYFLPSTTTYAPHCNNYAAPPPFTPLPQPPPPYCPNQSAYPNYANSVPSHLHYQLFYHPQPSAWPGATRSSASTPPPYVDHQAAKKIRNYVNVHKDTLRLEVDQENPDHHLISFVFDAVYDGSITIFYFAKEEEKCRFVPLFPDAFQPVSIPFQKGVGQTFSQPSGTGIDLGFFELDDLSKPSPGEDVFPLVICAETSLKTPSEDQTPGDSVLDASPHMQITQGVLEKSNGAGPFLINVVRQILWIDGVRYELRELYGIASSSAADFEDNDPGKECVICLTEPKDTAVLPCRHMCMCSDCAKALRIQSNKCPICRQSIEELIEIKLNNTHQ; encoded by the exons ATGGGTATCTCATGGAGTGgcagaagaagaaacaattaCATCCAAAATCCACCGCCTCCATTTCCACCTCCCCCTTACTATTACCATCCCCAATCCAACCACCCTCCCCCTCCGCAGCCACCGCAGGGCTACTTCCTCCCTTCCACAACCACTTATGCCCCGCACTGCAACAACTATGCCGCTCCTCCTCCCTTCACTCCACTGCCACAGCCGCCGCCGCCCTATTGCCCCAACCAGAGTGCCTATCCCAACTACGCCAATTCCGTCCCCAGTCACCTTCACTACCAACTTTTCTACCACCCTCAGCCTAGCGCGTGGCCAGGCGCAACTCGCTCCTCTGCCTCCACTCCTCCGCCCTATGTCGATCACCAGGCTGCGAAGAAGATAAGAAATTATGTGAACGTCCACAAAGACACCCTGCGCCTCGAGGTTGACCAGGAAAACCCCGACCATCATCTCATTTCCTTCGTATTCGACGCTGTCTACGATGGCAG CATTACTATCTTCTACTTtgccaaagaagaagaaaaatgtaggTTTGTTCCATTGTTTCCTGATGCATTTCAGCCAGTCAGCATACCCTTTCAGAAAGGAGTTGGTCAGACATTTTCCCAGCCTTCGGGAACAGGAATTGACCTAGGCTTCTTTGAGTTAGATGATCTTTCAAAGCCCTCACCTGGAGAAGATGTCTTTCCTCTTGTAATATGTGCTGAAACAAGTTTGAAAACACCCTCAGAAGATCAAACTCCGGGTGATTCCGTGCTAGATGCATCACCTCACATGCAAATAACTCAGGGTGTCTTAGAGAAAAGTAATGGCGCGGGTCCTTTCCTGATAAATGTAGTAAGGCAGATTTTGTGGATTGATGGTGTTCGATATGAGTTGAGAGAATTATATGGAATAGCAAGCTCGTCCGCAGCCGATTTTGAGGACAATGATCCTGGGAAGGAGTGTGTCATATGCCTGACTGAACCAAAGGATACAGCTGTCTTACCTTGTCGACATATG TGTATGTGCAGTGATTGTGCAAAAGCTCTGCGAATTCAATCCAATAAATGCCCTATTTGCCGTCAGTCTATTGAGGAACTCATTgagatcaaattaaataatacccATCAATGA
- the LOC106775676 gene encoding ADP-ribosylation factor-related protein 1: MFSLFYGLWKYLFSKMELHVLILGIDKAGKTTLLEKMKSMYSNIEGIPPDRIIPTVGLNIGRIEVTNSKLVFWDLGGQPGLRSIWEKYYEEAHAVIFVIDAASPSRFEDAKSALEKVLRHEDLQGAPLLILANKQDLPEAVSAEELARYLDLKKLDERVYMFEAVSAYDGIGIRESAEWLVEVMERSKRTEMLRARAGAMGSGP, from the exons atgttttctttgttttatggACTATGGAAGTACCTGTTCAGCAAGATGGAGCTTCATGTACTCATATTGGGCATTGACAAGGCTGGGAAAACG ACTTTGCTGGAGAAGATGAAGTCAATGTACTCAAATATCGAAGGCATTCCTCCTGATCGAATTATTCCAACTGTCGGATTGAATATTGGTCGCATTGAAGTGACAAATAGTAAACTTGTATTTTGGGACTTGGGAGGTCAG CCTGGTCTTCGCTCAATCTGGGAGAAATATTATGAAGAGGCACATGCTGTAATATTCGTTATTGATGCTGCTTCTCCCTCACGCTTCGAAGATGCGAAATCAGCTCTTG AAAAGGTTCTTCGGCATGAGGATCTTCAAGGAGCCCCTCTTTTGATATTAGCGAACAAGCAG GATCTTCCTGAAGCAGTATCAGCTGAAGAGCTTGCTCGATATCTGGATTTGAAGAAGTTGGATGAAAGAGTTTACATGTTTGAAGCTGTGTCAGCATATGATGG GATAGGGATTAGGGAAAGTGCAGAATGGTTGGTGGAAGTGATGGAGAGAAGCAAGAGGACTGAAATGTTAAGAGCAAGGGCAGGTGCAATGGGTTCAGGTCCCTAG
- the LOC106775677 gene encoding uncharacterized protein LOC106775677: MTKKKLETLMGKMRGLSFVCLGGCFDSCYDHTEAYGLGTRIWNLSDRPVELQIRVGSILKKVHTLKPGCCKRLKSKRIYKAYMPCKNGNDLKSLLYYYDETSHPYVWIHDKGGDSLRMVKQQYISLEDLRDSSEIKILRDHQRGCISVLKRTRPDFC, translated from the coding sequence ATGACTAAGAAGAAGTTGGAAACTCTGATGGGGAAAATGAGAGGCTTAAGTTTTGTTTGTCTTGGAGGTTGCTTTGATAGCTGCTACGATCACACTGAAGCCTATGGGTTAGGGACTAGGATTTGGAACTTGAGTGATCGACCGGTGGAGTTGCAGATAAGGGTGGGATCAATACTTAAGAAGGTTCACACTTTGAAGCCGGGGTGTTGTAAGAGACTGAAAAGTAAACGCATATACAAAGCATATATGCCTTGTAAGAATGGCAATGATTTGAAGAGCTTGCTTTATTACTATGATGAAACCAGTCACCCTTATGTTTGGATTCATGACAAAGGGGGTGATTCCTTGAGGATGGTCAAACAGCAGTATATTAGCCTTGAGGATTTGAGGGATTCTTCTGAGATCAAGATCTTAAGGGATCATCAGAGAGGTTGCATTTCAGTTCTCAAGAGAACTAGGCCAGATTTCTGCTGA